The region GTAGCAACTGATGTCGCCGTAGCCGAGATCATCGGCGAAAATCACGACGAAGTTGGGCGTCGTGTTCCTCGTTTTCTTATTCGAAACAGAACGCGAAACGCTTGGTAGTGGGCGTGCATTGGGTGGCGCGGCATTATTCCTAGGACGGTAAGAATTGAGCGATGCCTCCATTTCCTTCACGATCTCTGGATGATCTCGATAGACATTCGTGGTCTGTGCCAGGTCGACTTCAAGGTTATAAAGCTGAGCTGGTGGTGCATCCTTCTTGATGCGGCCATTTTCGATATCGCTATTGACGCTTCCGGCAAACTTTGCGGCCGCGGGACCGCCCCAGGCATGTTGATGTGGCTTCGAGCCTGTAAAGCCACCGCTACCACGTGAGCCGATATACATCCACTTGCCCTTGCGAATGGCCAGATTATTCTGTCGAAACGGCGCAAGAAGCAACTCGGTCCGAAGCGGTTCTGCTGGATTCTCCAGAAGTGCCGGAAGGATGTTGATGCTGTCCTTGTCGGTAGGTGGCTTAGCGACTTGGTGAGTGAGCGCCATAAATGTGGCGAGCATGTCGACCTGGCAGATTAGTTGATCAGACACTGACCCTGCTTCGATCTTACCTGGCCACTTCGCGATGAACGGAATGCGGTGCCCGCCTTCCCAGATTCCGAACTTGAATCCGAGCAGATCGCCATTGATCTTGTGCCCGGCCTGGATGGCGTCGCGACCGCCGCGATTCAGCATTCCACCGTTATCGCTGGTAAAGATGACCAGTGTGTTTTCGCTGAGTTTGTTGTCCTCCAGGCTTTGCAGAATCTTGCCCACCATCCAGTCGAGTTCATGAATGAAGTCACCATAGAGTCCGCAGTCACTTGTGCCCTTGAAGCGTGGGGAAGGAGTGAATGGGTGATGGATATTCGTCGTTGAGAAGTAAAGGAAAAAAGGGTTGTCCTTGTTCTTGCTAATCCAGTCTACGGCCTTTCTCGTGAGCAAAGTTCCGGTCTTCTCATCATGGTAGATCTGGTGAGCTTCCAAGGCGCCTCCGAATCGATTGGGGCTCTTCTGAGATGCCTCTGGGGGAAATGTCGGTGTGGGAGAAGGGGGCTTGCCTCCGTAGATCAGTGGGTCAGACGGATCGTAGCCCACGATGGTGTCGTCCTCGACATAGACATAGGGGCTACCGCTATTGACGAGTGGGACGCCAAAGTAGTGGTCAAAGCCAACATCCTGAGGACCTGGTCGCAGCGGTACTTGCCAGTCGTTGGTCCCCTGCTTGAAGCCAAGGTGCCATTTTCCCAGACAGGCCGTTGCATATCCCTTGTTCTTAAACACCTTGCCAATGGTCAGAGTGTTGGTGTCGATAATGAGACCCGAAGTGGTCGGCAGAGGCCCCCAGACCCCTTTGCCAGCATGAGCTCTCACTGGATATTCGCCGGTGAGCAGTGCGTATCGCGACGGCGTACAAACAGCCGAAGCGGAATGGGCGTCAGTGAAACGACGTCCCTCTTTGGCAAGGCGATCGATATTGGGCGTCTGTACCTTCGTTGCACCGTAACACCCGATGTCGCCATATCCCAGGTCGTCAACGTAAATGAGGACTACGTTGGGCATTTTCTCTGCAGCGCAAAGCGTTTGGCTGGCAAAGGTAACCGCGATAGCAATTAGTAGAAACAGAAAGGACGTCTGGAAGAGTTTTAGCATGGGTTCTCAGGCCTAATTATTGGTCTACAAGGCCAGTAGCAGATGTGATGAGGTCGAAACGCTCGATAAAAGGAAGGAATCCTGCGCGAATCCCGATATGGACTCCCCATTGCGGCTGCTCGCCGGTATTGCTGTCGGTAAATGCTTCCGGGCGATAGGTGCCGCCGGCCCTGGGCACCACATGTACGTCGTGAGTCTTCTGGAAATTCAGGCCATCTTCCGAGTAGTGGATCGATTTGATGATTTCTTTGGGGCCTGTGCTACCGATCAAGGCTGCAACTCCGGTGCCCTGCGGCCATACGGCGACTTCATGGTTTCCTTGTATGACGGGGTTGTCCTGATATTTTACGTAGGGCCCCTCAGGCTTCTCAGCAATCGCAACACCCATCTTGGTTTGTCCTGGCTCTTTGCCCAGTTGGCGGCCTTTGTAATACAGCCAATACTTGCCGTCGCGAACAATCAAACACGCGTCATCTATCAAGTGGCTATCGAAATCAGCTGGATCCTTACTGTTGGTGATCGCCGGATTGGATGAGAGGCGTTTCCAGGGGCCATCAGGTGAATCGGCGACGGCAATGCCAATCTTAGAGTCAGGATTAAAACCTTTACCGAACTCTTTAGAGGTCCCGGTGTAGAACAACCAGTAGCGTCCCTCAGCAATCATTATGTTCGGCGTGAAGACACTCGCACCTTCCCAGCTTCCAGGCTGGCCTTTGTCGAGAGCCATTCCTTTTTCAGTCCACTGGTGGCCGTCGGTAGACGTCGCATACCAGACGGTTGCGTCATAGCCAGGAGAGATATTTCCTTTCGAATACCAAACATAGTAGAGGTCGTCGATTTTGATGACATCGCTCGGGTCGCGACGCATGACACCTTTCTCGGCGCCAATTCCAGTCGCGTCGGAATACTCGACTTTGACAGAACCAATCGGCGGATCGCCTGCTGAAACATGGGAAATAAAGCCGAAACTCAACACCATCGCAAAGGCAAGCAGTGCGAAAGGTCGCAGTGGAGTTGGGATCATGGATCGAGAATGCATCATGGTGGAAATTGAGAAGAAGATGTGATATTACGCCAATCACAGTCTGGCGTTTGGGCGAATCAAATGCTCTTTCGAATGCACACTGGTCGCAGGTCTAAAACCGGATGAGCACCAGGAAAAAAGGGTGCAAACATAAAGACGAGTTAGCCGGAAAAACAATGGAATCACATCAAATATAACTTGATGTATCACCAAACTTGGTAGGGGATTGCGACATCGTGATATGGTTTTGCGACATCCATTGGACGCGCTGTTGTGGGAGCTACGCCAACTAATTGTTTGGCATACGAAACGTCGATTCGATCTTCTTCAGCGATACACCGAATACTCTTTGAACAATCGGGGTTAGTTCTTCCTCGTCCCCTTGAATGTGTAACGTCTGTTGAACGTGACGCATGGTTTCCCCTGGCTTTAGCGCAGCGGCAGGGGAAGAGGTTTCCAGCTCGTAGAATGGTCCCAGTGGGGGCTCACCTGGGCTAGGTGCCCCATCGTTATAGGCGTTGATTACATCGCCATCGTAGGGTTTCTCTTGTCGTTCCCACATAGAATTTACGTATCCGTGCGGGGCGTCCTGCACGTTATAGGAAACGATTGTCAGTACTCCCGCGGCGGCGTCGTAGCTACCAGCGACCCCCTGCGATCGCTGCGGAGTCAGTCCGATCTTTCCTCGGTGGGTACCATCCCCTTTGAAGAACAAGACATTCTCTTCAACCTTAAGGCAGTCCTTCGGAACCTTACCGAAGTAGGTGTCGTTTACTTTCGGGCCAAGGGATTCCACGTCGCCACGCTTGAATGGAATAACAACCGTTGTTTTGGGCGATGGATTATACATCCCCAAAAGCCAGATCGACGGTAGACCGGATTCAGGAGACCAGGCCTTTTCGCCAAGATTTGTCAGTCGATTGTCACTCTCGTAGGCAACTATGTGTACGTCATTAGGCATTTCCTTTGTGCGTAGAGCTTTGGCGATAGTCGATTCGTCCAGCAAGCGAATCGAACGCTGGATCCCCATTTTGAGTTTGGTTCCACTGTAGTTTGTCAGCGTACAGTCATGGGTAAACTCGGCTGAAGTTTCGGTCTGTTTGACCAACTTAAAGGGCTCGGTGTCGATGGCCGCGGGGGTCTTCCAGGCGGAGAACTCGAACTTCGTGCCAGGCTGAAAGAATAACGCGAATTGACCCCCTTCGGGCCCCAGCCAGAATCGCTCCTCGCCACCGAATATGTAGATGTGCTCTTCCAGCGTTCCTTTGCGTTGATCGTCGGATAGGAGGCCTGCTTCAATGACACGACGGTTGATCCAGCCGAAGCTAGGGCCATCGTGCTTACCGACCGTACTGGTCATGACTCGGCCCTGATACGCAGGAGCAATCGCCACTGCGCTATCTCCTTTTTCGAGTAAGACGATGCGCGTATGCTGTTTGAGAAATGCTACATCATCATGAAAGGTCTGTTGTATTCGCGGCAACTCCTGCCCTAGGACCGTAGAGATACTCATAGTTAAGATTGCAAAAATACAAGAAGAGGTACGAATGGTTGTCATTTTGGGGTCTCTCGACGCTTAGAGAGGCATTTGGGATGATTCTTCTGTGACAAGTTGGTTTCTTAAAGGAGTCACCTATTACGGACGTAAAACGGATAGTCAACTCAATTTGAAGGTGCTGCGAAGTTCATCGATCACTGACTGCGACATGGCAGAAACGTTGCCAATGGAGGTCGCGTTGATTACGGCTTCCGAGGTGGCTTCCAGAACTTCCAAGCGGTCAAACGCATCCAGTACGCTCGAGCCAGTTACCAGTACGCCGTCGTTCTCTAAGATGGCCGCCGGAGAAGCGGTCGATATGTAGCTGGCGATCTTGCCATCGTTCTGATACTGAACGCCGTAAGGTACGCGGCCCACATCACGAAGAAAGACGTAGCTTTCGGGAATGGTTCGCGTATCAAATACCGAGTCAGTAACACTGAATGCCGTCGCATTGACGGGATGGGCAAACACAATAGCATCGACACTTGGATGCTGCTGATAAATGGCTCGATGAGCCAATACAGCGCGGCTGGCCTTTTTGCCGGCTTCTCGGTTTCCGTTTCTCACGAGCACAAAGTCTTCGATGGTTAACGACTCCCGATCCTGCTGAGTGGGAGTGATCAGGAAAGAATCCTCATTCACACGTGCCGAGAAACTGCCCTCAGTGCTGATCAAGAGTCGTTGCCGGCAGCCGCGACGAATAAAATCGCAAAGCTGTTTGCGGAGCTCCCGCTCTTTCTGGTTCGCTATTGCGGACTCAATCGACGGAAGATCCACACTGCGGCTTGCTGCGAGTTCCAGCTGAGAATCGTTCAGGTATTGGACGCTCCCCAGCTTGCTCGCTTTGATCAAGGTCTTTCCAGCAAACTCAAACGCTTCAAAACGTTCAAACGCCCGCGCAAGTGACTCGGCCCCGACTACTACTCCGTGGTTTTCCAAGATCACGCTATCGCATCCCTTCGCGAATGCGCTTGCGATATTACTTCCCAGTTGTTGGCTGCCTGGACACGCGTAGGGGGCGAAGCCGACCTTGCCGCTGACTGAATGCGTTTGATGGAACAGTCGTGTATTAGGAACCGATTGGCAAATACTAAACGCGACCAGAGCAACCGGGTGGGCGTGGACGATTGCCCGGATATCTGGCCGGGCATCGTATATCGCTTTATGAAACGGAAATTCCGACGAAGGAGGGTGGGGGCCCTCCACGGTTCCGTCGGATCTCACGCGGATAATATCGTTCCGCGTGAGATTGCCTTTATCGACACGGGCAGGCGTAATCCAGATGTCGCCTGATTCGTCGCGAATCGAAAGGTTACCACCAGATGTCGTGGTCATGCGATAACGATAGATGCGATCCATCGTTTGCATGATTTCATCACGTGGGTGAAGGTAATCAGATCGGGTGCTCATAGGTTCTTTCTGGGACTAGAATCGCGACTAAAGAGGCCGCACGACAGAGGTGCTGCGGTAATAGTCGAGAAGTGTTTCCACCGAAAGAACGCCGCCACCTAGACCACTCTGATTGACTCCTCCATAGGGGACACCTTGGGCAAATACGTTATGGGCGTTGATCCAACTATTGCCTGCCACCATCGCTTCAGCAACTCGAGCCGCGCGAGAGAGATCGGCTGACCAAACGCTATTGGCAAGACCATAGGTCGTGTAATTCGCCATGTCGATGGCTTCCTGTTCCGTCTTGAAAGGAGCCAGGTAGGCAACCGGGCCAAAGATCTCCTCTTGAGCCGCCGTGTTGTCGAGCGAGCCTGCCAAGAGGGCTGGCTTGACGAAATTCCCAGGGAATCCTTCGACGTTTGCTGGACCTCCACCGAGCAGACACTCAGCACCTTCGGCGACCCCCTTGTCCAGATAGCCGAGGACACGTTCACGCTGCTTGGCATTCACGACCGGTCCCATTTGGGTGCTTGCATCGAGCTGATGGCCAATCTTGACTGCTGAAAGAAGGTTGACACATCGGTTTACGAAGTCGTCATAAATGTCTTGATGCACGAGCCATCGCGTTGCATCGCAGCACACCTGACCCGTGTGGAACGTAATAGCGGCGGCGAGCTTTTCGGCTGTATCTTCGACATCGACATCATTGAAGATGACTGCCGCGCCTTTACCACCCAATTCCAACTTGACGGGTACCAGGTTGCGACCACACGCTTCACCAACGAGACGGCCAACCTCTGGAGAGCCTGTGAACGACATCCGTTTAATTACTTTGTTGCTAGACAGTGCGGACCCGACGGTCGCCCCGCGCCCCGTGATCACGTTAATAACGCCATCGGGAATGCCGACTTCCTTGGCAAGTTCGGCCAGATAGATTGCCGAGAGTGGCGTATCTTCCGCAGGCTTGATAACAACGGTATTGCCAGCCGCCAGGGCAGGGGAGATCCCCCAACCAATTAACAGGAAAGGAAAGTTCCAAGGGAAAATAAATGCACAAGTTCCCCATGGCTTGCGAAACGTCCACGCTTCATGCCCTTTGACGGCCAAGGTCGTGCGGTGGTTCATATGCTGAGCAAGGTCTGCGAAGTAACGCAGCGTATCGGCACAGTTCTGGACGTCACCTTGAGCTTGGGTTTCGACCTTGCCAGCATCGAGCGATTCAATCTGTCCGATGATCGCCTTGTGTTGCTCGATCGCATCGGCCAGACGATGCATCAAGGCAGCTCTCTCATTCGACGGCATCTTCGCCCAGGTTGTATTTTTGAATGCCTCGTCCGCAATTTGAACGGCTTGGTCAACTTCATGCGGAGTCAGTTCTTCGACATCAGCGAGCTTTTCGCCGGAACCAGGATCGTAAGTCGTAATGCTGTCATTACTGCTACTTGCAAACGGTTGACCTCCCACAAAGCTTGTGAGACGCTCTCGACTGAGGAACTTTTCGACTTCAGGTAGCAACGTTAATTTCGGTAGGGTGCTCATAGCTATTCTGGGATTAGAGATGCAGTGGCAAGTTGGCGATGGGAAATGCAAAGCTCATTGGTATCCAACGCCGGGATATTCATCTCATTGTCGCGATTCGGAGGGGCTAAAACAATTAAGTCTCGTGAAACTTCTGTCCGGCCTTCGAGTAGGAATGGGAGGCGAGTCATCCCTGAGGCCAATCGTTACACTTCGTTCCGGTGTAGTTACGTGCGACCATAAAGGGGACCAAAGTTCTGACACGCTCGAAAGTCGGCACTCTCTAAATTGTCCGTTCCAAACGCATTTCATGCGCTCGGGCGAAAAATGCGTTCCTTATCAACATTATGCATGTACACTGGGATCCGTAGCATCGAAGCGAGCGTGATGAACAGATGCCCGACATGGCCAGCGGTCAACACACAATGATTTGCTCCCCAGTGATTCATGACTTCGTAGGTTGAGGTGAACGCACCCCGGCCACTCAGACGCGGAGCGAACCAAGTCGTAGGCCATGTTGGATTGGTTCGTTGGTCGAGTACGGCGTGTACTTTGGGAGGTAGCTCTATAGTCGTCCCTTCGGCGATCTGAATCGCGGGACCCAGTCCGTCGACGAGATTGATTCGGGTCATCGTTGCAGGTATGTTACCACGGGTTTGAAATCGCGTACTCATTCCACCCCCAGGAAAGTACTCCGTGATGGAAGGGTGCCAGGTGGTTGCATCTAAGCATCGCTGGACTTCCTCATCGCCAATTTCCCAGAATGGTTTCATCGTTGGTTTGCCGCTTGGTGTTGTTTGTTGCCCCGTTCCATCAAGTGCCGCTGGGCCAGAGTTGATGAGATGTAGCAGTCCATCATTTGCAGGGTTTTCCAATTGAAAGCCGCCACAACGAGCAGCGACTGACGCGGCACTCCAATAGGTCCGTAGGTCAGCGAAAATCTGAGCCGTGTTGGTCAGCAAGTGACCGAATAACATCGTGGCGGCATTCAATGCATCGTTTTCAGTTGCCACGATATAAGGAGCCCGGCGACCATTCCAATCAAAGGAAGAGTTCAGGATCGCTTCTAGGAAATCGCCGTTGGGAAAATGATCGGTCCACTGGCGTTGCCCTTGAAATCCAGAAGCAATCGCGTTGTGCCCTTGGGCTTGCTCTTTCAGACCCAATTCGGCAAGTCTTGGGTTTCCGACCATCAAGTCTCGAGCAATCAGGGCCATCTTGACGCAGTCCGACCACTCGCGATCGAGTTGGCTTCGCGAACGCCGGGACGACTCCGCGTTTTCATCATCCCCTTCGACACACTTTTCTCGGACCCAGGCGAGTGCTAATTCGTACTCATCATGATCGTATTGTCCCTTGTTCATGCGGCCGATGAACTCGGTCATGTCGATATCTTCTACCCGCATGCCTAGCCATTTTTCCCAGAACTCAGTGTCGATCATCGAGCCTGCGATTCCCATCGACGTTCCACCCATCGAAAGGTAGCTCTTGCCGCGCATCAGTGCTACGGTCAGCCCACAGCGAACGAAGCCAAGGAGCTTTTCCTGGACATCAGCGGGAATGCTCATGTCGCTTGCATCCTGGACATCTTGTCCATAGATGCCAAACGCGGGAATTCCTTTTTGCGTGTGGCTGGCCAGGGCAGCGGCTAGGTAGACCGCGCCCGGTCGTTCCGGTCCATTGAACCCAAAAACGGCCTTAGGACGCTCGGGTGTCATGTCCATCGTTTCCGATCCATAGCACCAACAGGGCGTGACCGTTAGCGAGAGACCGACGTTGTTCTGGCGAAATAACTCTTCGCAATCAGCCGCCTCACGCACGCCGCCGATGCAGGTCTCGGCAATGACGCATTCGGCGGGAAGGCCATTGGGGTAGCGGACGTTCTGCGAAATGAGAGCTGCAACCTGCCGAGCGAGATTCATCGTCTGAACTTCGAGCGATTCGCGTACGCCGCCACGGCGACCGTCGATTGTTGGACGAATGCCAACCTTGGGAAGGTTGTTCGTCCAAACGCTTTGTGACTGGGTAGGTTGATGCATCATCGTCCGCGTTGGGAGTTGTATCTGGAATTCGCGCGAAGATAGAGTCGAATGTGCGACCCGATTCCTCGCACTTACTCATCAAAACCATGAAAAGTTCGCAGGCGCTATTTAGCTCTTGGCTCGATTTGCAAAGAAGACTACTGCGAATCCATAGAATGAAATGACAAGGAAATAAATCAACGGAAGGAAGAATGAGATCCGTGCCGAATCCCGTGCGTTTCCGGCGATCGTCATGCCTGTAACCGCTCTCTAGCTAAGGGTAATGATGCGCGAGTCTCGTTCTAGGAGGAATTGCGACACAACACTAAGAAAATGCGTCACATGGCTTGTGTTAATGGATCTTGAGGACTCTGACGAATACGGTCGTGCAGGTGTATTGGATGCACGCAGGTGCCCAACAGCGGTGAAGTCGGTTCCCTTGTGATCGGAATTGAAATGTCTAAGGAGAACTGCCTACAAAGGGAGCCAAGAAGATGCTCATAGAATACGACATGGGATCTTGGAGAGATGATCGTGAACTCTCGGCTGAGGATTCGACGATGGGTTAGAGGGAAAATACAGACGCGTCAGCGTTTGTTAGAGTCATCAGTGCCAAAGTATTTGCGGAGTTGCTGTGCCTTCAATTGGAGAGAAACGAAAGCGGTACGTGCGTCGCAATTTCATAGCCACATGACGCAGTTCATTAATCAAGTCTTGGCGTTAGATGCTAAAAAGAGAGCAAAGGCAATTTTTTGGTAACCGCCCGTAAGGGTGCCGCCGGTTGTTTCTCTTCTTATATATCAATCTTTCAGGTTAGTACCTTTGGCAGCACTAACCTGGTCACTTTTCTCCTCATCTTTTCGTCTTTATTTTCAAGGGATTCTATCTCATGAAGACACGCGCGCATTCGTATGGATTTACGTTAGTTGAGCTTCTCGTGGTAATCGCCATTATTGGGGTCCTGATTGCCCTGCTGCTTCCTGCCGTTCAACAGGCCAGGGAAGCGGCAAGGAGAATGCAATGTACCAATAACCTGAAACAGATAGGCTTGGCGCTGCACAATCACCACGATACCTATGGGGCTTTCCCGGCTGGGGCCGCGAATGCTGAAGCACAGAATAACGGATACGGTCCGTCGTTTTTTATCTACTTGCTTCCATTTCTTGAGCAGAATTCACTCTATGACCAAACGGATCGCGCGAGCAGTGGTTGGAATAACGCGACCAACCGCACCCTATTCCAGGACTTAGTTCTCGACTTCGTGATCTGTCCTTCCAATCCTGCGTCAGAACTCTTTCCAGCAGGGACCGCCGGCAATCGAGCAGCGACTTCCGCGCAATACGTCGGGCTGACTGGGGCCGTTGAGGACTCAAACTTCACCGAAAGTCGGAATCGGCAGTGCTGCAACTGCTGTGGAGGTTCCAACAGCAATGGCATCATCGCCAGCGGAGGCGTGCTCGTGCCGAACGAAGAATTGGGTATGGCTGCCGTCGTAGATGGTACGTCCAATACTGGCGTCGTGAGCGAGTGGGCTAACTTCGTTGAAGATAGCTCTGGCACTAAGTACCGAGTCGATTCGCGTCACTACATCGGAATGGGTACCGACCGAGGGTGGACGGTTGATTCGGGTACTGGCAACTATCGGCGTGCCTTCTCGGTTACCACGATTCGTTGGCCGATCAATCATAATGACTACACACTGCCGGGAGTGCATGAGAATCACGGAGCAAACAATGGTCTCCACTCGGCACATCCAGGCGGAGTAAATTTCCTTCTGACCGATGGTTCCGTTCGCTTTCTACCAGAAACTATCAACATGACGACGCTTAAGAGACTCGTAACGCGTGACGATGGAGAAGTCGTTAGCTTCTAGTTCTCTTTTCCACTAACGTCTCATGATAAGGTGGTCCATTCTATGCGTCATTTATATATGAAGAGTGCCTTATTATTGCTGAGTCTAGCAGTTCCTGCTTTATTCGGTTGCAACGCGGGTCAATCGACTCCACTAGGGGAAGTAACAGGAAAGGTGATTGACGGTGACGGTCAGCCATTGACGGGGTGTCAGGTCGTCTATGCCCATGAAGAATCGGGGGTTGCTGGTAGCGCCGATGTGCGAGCCGATGGCACGTATACCATCCTATATCGAGGTAAGCCGGGCCTGCCAGCAGACACTACCTATAAGATTTGTGTTGTCCCTAAAGACCCTGAGCCACTCTCAGGGGAGGAGTACGATGCCTATATGAATGCTTCCCCCCGTCGCCAGCGTGAGATCGATCAGCAACGTCAAAAGGGACTGGCTGAGATTCCCGCGAAGTACATAGACTTGCGGACGAGTGGTCTCGAGTTTCACGTCGAAGAAGGTAAGCAGGTCAACGATATTGCGATTATGGAAGGCGAGGGCACTGGTACGGAGTAGCACTAGTGCCTGACGACTTTATGCCGTGAATATGTACGGATTTACTGAGACAGCTAAGGAAAAGCGTCAATAACAAGTCTTCGAGGTTATGGACTTTTGAAAGCCCACCAATTAGTTGGTTTGAGGAAGTACGGCTTTTTGGGGCCGGCCAGGAGACTGGCATCTGCAAAATCAGTGTCTGGTAAGGTAAAATTGGAAGGGTTGCCTATGAAATTACGACAGCTGTTGATAAGCCCTTCTAGATGAAGATCTCGGCGCGCCCCAAAATAGTTCTCCTTGTCGAAACATCGCGGCGATATGGTCGAGATTTGCTTCGCGGTGTCTCTTCATTTGCGCGGACTCGAACAAATTGGTCGATGCTTCATCAAGAGATGACCATCGACTCCACATTGCCCGAGTGGATGGCAAAGGCTGCACCCAGTGGGGTTATCGCGAGAGTTGATACCCATACTGTTGATTCTTTGCGGGCACTAAGAGTTCCGATTGTTGACGTCATGTGCAGTCGCAATTTTCCCGCGATTCCACGTGTAGAAACCAATAATCGAATCGTTACCAAGATGGCATTTGAGCATTTATGGGAACGAGGATTTCGTCGGTTCGCTTATTGCGGCTTTCGTTTCGCTCGGTATTCCGAAATGCGAAGGGACTTTTTCCGTGAGTTAGTTGAACAGAATGATTGTCCATTGGATGTTTATGAATCTCCAGGGAAACCTAACACGCTGCTCACAAGCTTAGAAGAGTCAGGCTTGGTTGATCTACAGCAGATGTACGAGTGGCTTAACTCGCTAAAGTTTCCGACTGGAATTTTCGTATGCAACGATATTCGTGGTCAACAAGTGCTCAACGCTTGTCGCACGTTAGAGATCGCCGTTCCTGACGATCTTGCGGTGATTGGTGTCGACGATGATGACGCAATCTGTCCATTAACATCACCTCCTCTTTCGAGTGTAAATCCCAATGCCGAACTAGTAGGATTTCGAGCCGCTGAGGTGCTGCATGAGATGATGAATGGCTACCCGACACCAACATCGATCGAATTAGTACGGCCCTCGAAGGTGATTAGTCGTCAGTCGACGGAAGTAACAGCTGTTGAAGATCGTGAAGTTGCGCGGATCTGCCGCTTGATTCGCGATCATGCCTGTGAAGGAATCAATGTCGAGATTGTCGCTGGTTTTACTGAACTGTCGCGACGTCAACTCGAACGGCGGTTTAGGACAGAACTTGGACGGACACTGCGTCAAGAAATTACCAATGTTCAATTGAATAAGGTGAAGCAGCTATTGCGCGAGACGGAGATGACGCTCGAGCAGATTTCACACT is a window of Bremerella sp. TYQ1 DNA encoding:
- a CDS encoding sulfatase-like hydrolase/transferase, whose product is MPNVVLIYVDDLGYGDIGCYGATKVQTPNIDRLAKEGRRFTDAHSASAVCTPSRYALLTGEYPVRAHAGKGVWGPLPTTSGLIIDTNTLTIGKVFKNKGYATACLGKWHLGFKQGTNDWQVPLRPGPQDVGFDHYFGVPLVNSGSPYVYVEDDTIVGYDPSDPLIYGGKPPSPTPTFPPEASQKSPNRFGGALEAHQIYHDEKTGTLLTRKAVDWISKNKDNPFFLYFSTTNIHHPFTPSPRFKGTSDCGLYGDFIHELDWMVGKILQSLEDNKLSENTLVIFTSDNGGMLNRGGRDAIQAGHKINGDLLGFKFGIWEGGHRIPFIAKWPGKIEAGSVSDQLICQVDMLATFMALTHQVAKPPTDKDSINILPALLENPAEPLRTELLLAPFRQNNLAIRKGKWMYIGSRGSGGFTGSKPHQHAWGGPAAAKFAGSVNSDIENGRIKKDAPPAQLYNLEVDLAQTTNVYRDHPEIVKEMEASLNSYRPRNNAAPPNARPLPSVSRSVSNKKTRNTTPNFVVIFADDLGYGDISCYGLTGVKTPHLDSLAADGFRSTDFFVPANVCSPSRAALLSGRYPTRCGIPVARNEGVGKYNNYGFPSGEITIPELLKKAGYRSLMVGKWHLGMEVEGSHPLDAGFDEHLGIPSNYSQARGPNHNTLYRGKEVEQRNVSCDELTKRYADEVVEFIERQKEQPFFIYVSHHIVHSPLKPSEDFVGTSSKGKYGDFIKELDDSTGLIMTALHDAGVDDNTLVVFTSDNGPTGPGSTGGLNGGKYCTMEGRHRVPGIFRWPGNIPARQVSDTTLTSMDLLPLFCNLAGVTVPGDRKLDGYNILPILQGKQTDTPHKFLYYYNGTNLQAVREGHWKLHLPRTVADQPFWSKKPSKKKGFVTLREPQLFDLKNDVEEKRNVAQRHPRVVARLLKQAESIRAELGDVRTMGSDQREINLADPQER
- a CDS encoding family 43 glycosylhydrolase, which gives rise to MVLSFGFISHVSAGDPPIGSVKVEYSDATGIGAEKGVMRRDPSDVIKIDDLYYVWYSKGNISPGYDATVWYATSTDGHQWTEKGMALDKGQPGSWEGASVFTPNIMIAEGRYWLFYTGTSKEFGKGFNPDSKIGIAVADSPDGPWKRLSSNPAITNSKDPADFDSHLIDDACLIVRDGKYWLYYKGRQLGKEPGQTKMGVAIAEKPEGPYVKYQDNPVIQGNHEVAVWPQGTGVAALIGSTGPKEIIKSIHYSEDGLNFQKTHDVHVVPRAGGTYRPEAFTDSNTGEQPQWGVHIGIRAGFLPFIERFDLITSATGLVDQ
- a CDS encoding DUF6786 family protein yields the protein MSISTVLGQELPRIQQTFHDDVAFLKQHTRIVLLEKGDSAVAIAPAYQGRVMTSTVGKHDGPSFGWINRRVIEAGLLSDDQRKGTLEEHIYIFGGEERFWLGPEGGQFALFFQPGTKFEFSAWKTPAAIDTEPFKLVKQTETSAEFTHDCTLTNYSGTKLKMGIQRSIRLLDESTIAKALRTKEMPNDVHIVAYESDNRLTNLGEKAWSPESGLPSIWLLGMYNPSPKTTVVIPFKRGDVESLGPKVNDTYFGKVPKDCLKVEENVLFFKGDGTHRGKIGLTPQRSQGVAGSYDAAAGVLTIVSYNVQDAPHGYVNSMWERQEKPYDGDVINAYNDGAPSPGEPPLGPFYELETSSPAAALKPGETMRHVQQTLHIQGDEEELTPIVQRVFGVSLKKIESTFRMPNN
- a CDS encoding class II aldolase/adducin family protein is translated as MSTRSDYLHPRDEIMQTMDRIYRYRMTTTSGGNLSIRDESGDIWITPARVDKGNLTRNDIIRVRSDGTVEGPHPPSSEFPFHKAIYDARPDIRAIVHAHPVALVAFSICQSVPNTRLFHQTHSVSGKVGFAPYACPGSQQLGSNIASAFAKGCDSVILENHGVVVGAESLARAFERFEAFEFAGKTLIKASKLGSVQYLNDSQLELAASRSVDLPSIESAIANQKERELRKQLCDFIRRGCRQRLLISTEGSFSARVNEDSFLITPTQQDRESLTIEDFVLVRNGNREAGKKASRAVLAHRAIYQQHPSVDAIVFAHPVNATAFSVTDSVFDTRTIPESYVFLRDVGRVPYGVQYQNDGKIASYISTASPAAILENDGVLVTGSSVLDAFDRLEVLEATSEAVINATSIGNVSAMSQSVIDELRSTFKLS
- a CDS encoding aldehyde dehydrogenase, with the translated sequence MSTLPKLTLLPEVEKFLSRERLTSFVGGQPFASSSNDSITTYDPGSGEKLADVEELTPHEVDQAVQIADEAFKNTTWAKMPSNERAALMHRLADAIEQHKAIIGQIESLDAGKVETQAQGDVQNCADTLRYFADLAQHMNHRTTLAVKGHEAWTFRKPWGTCAFIFPWNFPFLLIGWGISPALAAGNTVVIKPAEDTPLSAIYLAELAKEVGIPDGVINVITGRGATVGSALSSNKVIKRMSFTGSPEVGRLVGEACGRNLVPVKLELGGKGAAVIFNDVDVEDTAEKLAAAITFHTGQVCCDATRWLVHQDIYDDFVNRCVNLLSAVKIGHQLDASTQMGPVVNAKQRERVLGYLDKGVAEGAECLLGGGPANVEGFPGNFVKPALLAGSLDNTAAQEEIFGPVAYLAPFKTEQEAIDMANYTTYGLANSVWSADLSRAARVAEAMVAGNSWINAHNVFAQGVPYGGVNQSGLGGGVLSVETLLDYYRSTSVVRPL